A section of the Longimicrobium sp. genome encodes:
- the hutU gene encoding urocanate hydratase: protein MTTIIEARTVRAPRGTEISCRGWQQEAALRMLMNNLDPDVAERPEDLVVYGGTGRAARSWEAFDAMVATLRTLADDETMLVQSGKPVGVFRTHAHSPRVLIANSNLVGRWANWETFRELERQGLTMYGQMTAGSWIYIGTQGILQGTYETFGAVARKHFGGSLRGTWTLTGGMGGMGGAQPLAVTMNEGAVLCVDVDPARIQRRIDTRYCDRMTHDLDEALGWVDQARKSGQALSVGLVGNCAEVLPELVRRGVTPDVLTDQTSAHDALVGYVPAGMSLGEADALREADPAGYQRRSMASMRAHCEAMVQMQRRGAITFDYGNNLRGQARDAGYADAFAFPGFVPAYVRPLFCEGKGPFRWVALSGDPADIARTDELVLDLFPEDEHLRRWITHAREKVEFQGLPARICWLGQGERARFGVALNDLVASGELKAPIVIGRDHLDTGSVASPFRETEAMKDGSDAIADWPILNALVNVASGATWVSFHHGGGVGIGNSLHAGQVIVADGTPETRERLERVLTNDPGMGVIRHADAGYGEAVDTARAHGVRLPMLD from the coding sequence ATGACGACCATCATCGAAGCCCGCACCGTGCGCGCGCCGCGCGGCACCGAGATCTCCTGCCGCGGATGGCAGCAGGAGGCCGCGCTGCGCATGCTGATGAACAACCTGGATCCCGACGTCGCCGAGCGCCCCGAAGACCTCGTTGTCTACGGCGGCACCGGGCGCGCGGCGCGCTCGTGGGAGGCGTTCGACGCCATGGTGGCCACGCTGCGCACCCTGGCCGACGACGAGACCATGCTGGTGCAGTCCGGCAAGCCCGTAGGCGTGTTCCGCACCCACGCTCACTCGCCGCGCGTGCTGATCGCCAACAGCAACCTGGTGGGCCGCTGGGCCAACTGGGAAACCTTCCGCGAACTGGAGCGGCAGGGGCTGACCATGTACGGCCAGATGACGGCCGGCTCGTGGATCTACATCGGTACGCAGGGCATTCTGCAGGGCACGTACGAAACGTTCGGCGCGGTGGCCCGCAAGCACTTCGGGGGCAGCCTGCGCGGGACGTGGACGCTCACCGGCGGGATGGGAGGGATGGGCGGCGCGCAGCCGCTGGCCGTCACCATGAACGAGGGCGCCGTCCTCTGCGTGGACGTGGACCCGGCCCGCATCCAGCGCCGCATCGACACGCGGTACTGCGACCGCATGACGCACGACCTTGACGAGGCGCTCGGCTGGGTGGACCAGGCGCGCAAGTCCGGCCAGGCGCTCTCCGTGGGCCTCGTAGGCAACTGCGCCGAGGTGCTCCCCGAACTGGTGCGGCGCGGCGTGACGCCCGACGTGCTGACCGACCAGACCAGCGCCCACGACGCCCTGGTGGGCTACGTTCCCGCAGGCATGTCGCTCGGGGAGGCGGATGCGCTGCGCGAAGCGGACCCGGCCGGATACCAGCGGCGCTCGATGGCGAGCATGCGCGCGCACTGCGAGGCGATGGTCCAGATGCAGCGCCGCGGGGCCATCACCTTCGATTACGGCAACAACCTGCGCGGCCAGGCGCGCGACGCAGGCTACGCGGATGCGTTCGCCTTTCCCGGCTTCGTGCCGGCGTACGTGCGCCCGCTGTTCTGCGAGGGGAAGGGCCCGTTCCGCTGGGTGGCGCTTTCCGGCGACCCGGCCGACATCGCCCGTACGGACGAGCTGGTGCTGGACCTGTTCCCGGAGGACGAGCACCTGCGCCGCTGGATCACCCACGCGCGCGAAAAGGTGGAGTTCCAGGGGCTTCCGGCCCGCATCTGCTGGCTGGGGCAGGGCGAGCGCGCGCGGTTCGGCGTGGCGCTGAACGACCTGGTGGCGTCGGGCGAGCTGAAGGCGCCCATCGTCATCGGGCGCGACCACCTGGACACGGGCTCCGTCGCGTCGCCCTTCCGCGAAACGGAGGCGATGAAGGACGGCAGCGACGCCATCGCCGACTGGCCCATCCTGAACGCGCTGGTGAACGTGGCCAGCGGCGCCACCTGGGTGTCGTTCCACCACGGCGGGGGCGTGGGCATCGGCAACTCGCTGCACGCGGGGCAGGTGATCGTGGCCGACGGCACCCCCGAAACGCGCGAGCGGCTGGAGCGGGTGCTGACGAACGATCCCGGGATGGGCGTCATCCGCCACGCCGACGCGGGCTACGGCGAGGCGGTAGACACGGCCCGCGCCCACGGCGTCCGTCTGCCGATGCTGGATTGA